The Halomicronema hongdechloris C2206 genome includes a window with the following:
- a CDS encoding FecR family protein, which translates to MVAFDVRRYRYHVLGIGGAIASLLISQTPTSAIPVRVNRWLQVRQVTGNVTYLERRQSQPARVGQRLTAIGDGLRTTSNSTAQLEVDTGIGFIDVFERTELRIRALSVAPDNGRITHLTLEQGQIRVRTRSFTHEGSELEIETPAGVSGVRGTEFGLGVQPTGQTGTATQAGAVATTAQDQTVMVPGGFQNLMVPGSPPTAPVPLRNDTSLVVRRNFLIEGNVRYVQLVGQVDPVNIVLVDGEQQTVSAVGEFRLTRPAATRTALQIQVITPLGRQQIHEVRLLAPDT; encoded by the coding sequence ATGGTGGCCTTTGATGTTCGCCGGTATCGCTATCACGTCTTGGGGATAGGGGGTGCGATCGCATCCTTACTAATCAGTCAAACCCCCACCTCAGCCATACCAGTGCGAGTCAATCGCTGGCTGCAGGTGCGACAAGTTACTGGCAACGTCACTTATCTAGAGCGACGTCAAAGCCAACCGGCACGAGTAGGCCAGCGACTCACGGCCATTGGTGACGGCCTTCGCACCACCTCTAACTCCACGGCCCAACTGGAAGTTGACACCGGCATTGGCTTTATTGATGTGTTTGAGCGCACCGAACTGCGCATTCGGGCCCTGAGTGTGGCCCCTGACAATGGCCGCATCACTCACCTCACCCTAGAGCAGGGGCAAATTCGAGTGCGCACCCGCTCCTTCACCCATGAGGGCTCAGAACTTGAAATCGAAACCCCAGCTGGGGTCAGTGGTGTGCGGGGGACTGAGTTTGGCCTCGGGGTACAACCCACCGGCCAAACCGGCACGGCCACCCAGGCAGGGGCCGTGGCAACCACTGCCCAGGACCAAACCGTGATGGTGCCAGGGGGCTTTCAAAACCTAATGGTGCCAGGGTCGCCACCGACAGCACCAGTGCCCTTGCGCAACGATACCAGCTTGGTGGTGCGGCGCAACTTCTTGATCGAGGGCAATGTCCGCTATGTGCAGCTGGTGGGGCAAGTCGATCCCGTCAACATTGTGTTGGTTGATGGGGAACAACAGACCGTCAGCGCGGTCGGAGAATTTCGTCTCACCCGCCCCGCCGCCACTCGTACAGC
- a CDS encoding FtsX-like permease family protein, with the protein MISLARKNLLKDLPRFLVAQAGILFAVSLVTIQTGVLKGFTRSTTLLIQQSQADVWVASDNWVNFELTEPFPYLLIRQARQVDGTAQVEPLLIGSGRWFSPGNELTTLRIFGFDPDGSLFRPGMVTSEGLQALKQPYTAIIDRVNRRSFGIESVGDSARIRSLPVRVVGFTEDTQSMVSSKFVFASLANASAYTTEGYSSELTCQFEAGGLNCVNTYQRDQTTAAAPPPPQELAADTPVAYLLVEAAPGQDLSALKQRLEQAIPGTRAFTRAELIEDTQAYWRDRTGVGFVLSLGAVVGVMVGMVIVAQILYTSVSEHLKEFATLKAIGASDWDIYGVIVEQALWMAILGYIPGVALCWGLGVWTQASQGILIWITPVSATGVLGITVLMCLGSATFAIQKVMRVDPGRVFKA; encoded by the coding sequence ATGATTTCCTTGGCCCGTAAAAATTTATTGAAGGATCTGCCGCGGTTTTTGGTGGCCCAGGCAGGGATTTTGTTTGCGGTCAGTTTGGTGACGATTCAAACTGGGGTCTTGAAGGGGTTTACTCGCTCCACCACCCTGCTAATTCAGCAGTCCCAGGCCGATGTCTGGGTTGCCTCCGATAATTGGGTCAACTTTGAGCTGACCGAACCATTTCCCTATTTGCTGATCCGTCAGGCTCGTCAGGTGGATGGAACAGCGCAGGTGGAACCCCTGCTGATTGGCTCTGGCCGCTGGTTTTCCCCCGGCAATGAACTCACCACCTTGCGTATTTTTGGCTTCGATCCCGACGGCAGCTTATTTCGGCCAGGGATGGTAACGTCAGAGGGCCTGCAGGCGCTGAAACAGCCTTACACGGCTATCATCGATCGGGTGAATCGGCGTAGCTTTGGCATCGAATCTGTGGGCGATAGTGCTCGAATTCGCTCCCTACCGGTACGAGTGGTGGGATTTACCGAGGATACCCAATCGATGGTGTCAAGCAAATTTGTCTTTGCCTCCTTGGCCAATGCCAGCGCTTACACCACTGAGGGATATTCCTCTGAGCTGACTTGCCAATTTGAAGCAGGGGGGCTCAATTGTGTCAATACCTATCAGCGAGATCAGACCACCGCTGCGGCACCGCCGCCACCGCAGGAGCTAGCTGCCGATACTCCCGTTGCCTATCTCCTGGTGGAGGCGGCCCCGGGCCAGGATCTGTCAGCCTTAAAACAGCGGTTGGAACAGGCTATACCTGGGACCCGAGCGTTTACCCGGGCAGAACTCATAGAGGACACCCAAGCCTATTGGCGCGATCGCACCGGAGTCGGCTTCGTCTTGAGCTTAGGCGCTGTAGTCGGGGTCATGGTGGGGATGGTGATCGTGGCTCAGATTCTCTACACCTCGGTGTCGGAGCACCTGAAGGAGTTTGCCACCCTAAAGGCGATTGGGGCATCCGACTGGGATATCTATGGGGTCATCGTAGAACAGGCGCTCTGGATGGCGATCTTGGGCTATATACCTGGTGTCGCCCTCTGTTGGGGGCTAGGGGTTTGGACCCAAGCCAGTCAGGGCATTTTGATCTGGATTACCCCAGTCTCAGCCACAGGGGTCCTGGGAATTACGGTATTGATGTGTCTGGGCTCGGCTACTTTTGCCATTCAGAAGGTGATGCGGGTGGACCCGGGTCGCGTGTTTAAAGCCTAG
- a CDS encoding DUF4278 domain-containing protein — translation MKLTYRGVSYDYNPPAVDVKDTNEIGKYRGVDIRFRSVKKAAVQQPTLDLVYRGAAYRVGQSAEPAAPAPAQVPVSTAVQATPVPFLSKAEDRARLAMLNHHRAVKRRQQSMLGRLAHEIGLTADVSQYWNHIQGKVHPSFWATYDRSRSAAS, via the coding sequence ATGAAACTCACCTATCGCGGCGTTTCTTACGATTACAATCCACCCGCTGTGGATGTGAAAGACACCAATGAAATTGGTAAGTATCGGGGCGTCGACATTCGTTTCCGCTCTGTCAAGAAGGCAGCGGTTCAACAACCTACCCTAGACCTGGTTTACCGCGGTGCCGCCTATCGGGTCGGTCAATCCGCTGAACCAGCGGCTCCGGCTCCGGCTCAGGTTCCCGTGAGCACGGCCGTGCAAGCGACTCCTGTACCCTTCTTGAGCAAAGCAGAAGACCGGGCCCGCCTGGCGATGCTAAATCATCACCGCGCCGTGAAGCGGCGGCAGCAATCCATGCTGGGTCGGTTGGCTCATGAAATCGGTCTGACCGCTGATGTCAGCCAATACTGGAACCATATCCAGGGTAAGGTGCACCCCAGCTTCTGGGCCACCTATGACCGCAGTCGCTCTGCTGCTAGCTAG
- a CDS encoding ABC transporter ATP-binding protein yields the protein MVEFCSVSESSRPLPWLPSAEWGPVAIAATDIQMVFRSGLSQVKVLKGVDLTVNQGEIRLLMGPSGSGKTTLLSILAGILTPTAGQVALLGHKITQMSRQDRTRFRRHHLGFVFQDFNLFPALTAAENIELALKIKDYPKSAIAARARTLLSQVDLADVSQRLPQDLSGGQKQRVAIARALAGEPQILMADEPTAALDSKTGRAVVELMNALAREQGCTVLIITHDPRITDIADRITYLEDGHISESPSWGS from the coding sequence ATGGTTGAGTTCTGTTCAGTGTCAGAATCATCACGGCCATTGCCATGGCTGCCTTCGGCGGAATGGGGGCCAGTTGCGATCGCAGCCACCGACATCCAGATGGTGTTTCGCTCTGGCCTGAGTCAGGTGAAGGTCCTGAAAGGGGTTGATCTGACGGTTAATCAGGGCGAAATTCGCCTGCTCATGGGGCCATCTGGGTCTGGCAAAACCACCCTGCTCTCGATTCTGGCCGGCATTCTCACCCCGACAGCTGGCCAGGTGGCGTTGCTGGGGCACAAGATCACGCAAATGTCACGGCAAGACCGAACTCGGTTTCGCCGCCATCACCTGGGCTTCGTTTTTCAGGATTTCAATCTATTTCCCGCCCTCACCGCCGCCGAGAATATCGAACTGGCCCTGAAGATTAAGGATTATCCTAAATCTGCCATTGCGGCTAGAGCCCGCACCTTGCTCTCCCAGGTAGACCTTGCCGACGTCAGCCAGCGATTGCCCCAGGATCTCTCTGGTGGTCAAAAACAACGGGTCGCCATTGCCCGGGCTTTGGCTGGCGAGCCCCAGATCCTCATGGCCGATGAACCCACCGCTGCCTTAGATTCCAAAACTGGCCGCGCCGTCGTAGAGCTGATGAATGCCTTGGCCCGGGAGCAAGGCTGTACGGTCTTAATCATCACCCACGACCCTCGCATCACCGATATCGCCGACCGCATCACCTACCTGGAAGATGGTCATATCAGTGAATCTCCCAGTTGGGGAAGTTAG
- a CDS encoding GH3 auxin-responsive promoter family protein: MAARWRQRRFLAKLPRAASIQERFLQRLLTTHQDTALGQALGLSSVTTLEQFRQRLPIGTYADYAEYFERTAAGETNVVSPDPVVYINVSSGSTGRQKLVPVTVRSHRHRVYANQVTMGFGFAAAQRRQLQLHKLLFTAAATPLGHTAGGIPYGHISSHQLRTSSPLLHRQIFAQPFQTLQLADSFSRTYISLLFALAEPRLSIIAAIFPAVALRLCHYLETEAESLLDDLARGQLSPRLPIDPGYRRHLGRQLSPAPDRAAQLRESLQAEGRLLPRHAWPHLAFVATARGGPSDFYLERFPEYFGDCPVFGGTYSASEAVFGGCCDFDTDGALLAIESNFFEFIPVDDTASKTVLLPHELTLGEQYRLLVTNYSGFYRYDIGDIVEVVGWQQGVPLITFRYRRGGTLSAISEKTTEEHVIQVMAALQRQHALAVEDFCLTLSSDILAPYYVLNMELSAPGPTGMSQINLETWLVEFDRQLQRANPSYGLKRQAHDIRPPQLNLLSPGSFRQLRRQRLAPGQADDAQVKLPHISEQRTLLEGLSVLQQIHCPLSSSSAA, from the coding sequence ATGGCAGCTCGTTGGCGACAACGCCGTTTTCTGGCCAAGCTCCCTCGAGCCGCCTCGATTCAAGAGCGGTTTCTGCAGCGATTGCTGACAACTCATCAGGATACAGCCCTGGGCCAGGCCCTGGGATTATCCAGCGTGACTACCCTAGAGCAGTTTCGTCAACGGCTGCCCATTGGCACCTACGCTGATTATGCTGAGTATTTCGAGCGTACAGCCGCTGGCGAAACCAATGTGGTCTCGCCGGACCCAGTAGTGTATATCAACGTCAGCAGTGGCTCCACTGGCCGGCAGAAGCTGGTGCCTGTGACGGTGCGATCGCATCGACATCGAGTCTATGCCAATCAGGTCACCATGGGATTCGGCTTCGCGGCGGCGCAGCGGCGGCAGCTACAGCTACATAAGCTGCTATTCACGGCAGCGGCGACCCCTCTGGGCCATACCGCTGGCGGCATTCCCTACGGCCACATCAGTAGCCACCAACTGCGCACCAGCTCGCCGTTACTCCACCGACAGATATTCGCCCAACCCTTCCAGACCCTGCAGCTAGCCGATAGCTTTAGCCGCACCTACATCAGCCTCTTATTTGCCTTGGCTGAGCCTCGACTGAGCATCATTGCCGCCATCTTTCCGGCCGTGGCCCTGCGGCTCTGCCATTATCTCGAGACGGAGGCCGAGTCCCTACTCGACGATCTAGCTCGGGGACAACTCAGCCCTCGTCTCCCCATCGACCCCGGCTATCGCCGTCATCTAGGGCGGCAATTGTCACCGGCCCCAGACCGAGCCGCCCAGCTCCGGGAGAGTCTGCAGGCAGAAGGCCGCCTATTACCTCGCCATGCCTGGCCCCACCTGGCCTTTGTGGCCACAGCCCGGGGTGGCCCCTCGGATTTTTACCTGGAGCGCTTTCCTGAGTACTTCGGCGATTGCCCGGTCTTTGGCGGCACCTACTCCGCGTCGGAGGCGGTCTTCGGTGGCTGTTGCGATTTCGATACAGACGGGGCCTTACTGGCCATTGAGAGTAACTTTTTCGAATTCATTCCCGTCGATGACACCGCTAGCAAGACGGTCCTACTCCCCCATGAACTCACTCTAGGAGAGCAATATCGGCTTCTAGTCACCAATTATTCAGGCTTCTATCGCTATGACATTGGCGATATTGTCGAGGTGGTAGGCTGGCAACAGGGCGTGCCCCTGATCACCTTCCGCTATCGTCGCGGTGGTACCCTATCGGCCATCTCTGAGAAAACCACTGAAGAGCATGTGATTCAGGTGATGGCTGCTTTGCAACGTCAGCATGCCTTAGCTGTGGAAGACTTTTGCCTCACTCTGTCATCCGATATTTTGGCTCCCTACTATGTATTGAATATGGAGCTGTCGGCACCTGGACCGACTGGAATGAGTCAGATCAACCTAGAGACCTGGCTGGTTGAGTTTGACCGGCAATTACAACGGGCTAACCCTTCTTATGGCTTGAAGCGACAGGCCCACGACATCCGTCCGCCACAGCTCAACCTGCTGTCACCGGGAAGTTTTCGCCAGTTGCGACGACAACGCTTGGCCCCTGGGCAGGCCGACGATGCCCAGGTGAAATTACCTCACATTAGTGAGCAACGGACCCTACTGGAAGGCCTGTCTGTCCTGCAGCAGATTCACTGTCCCCTTTCCTCTAGTTCAGCGGCATGA
- a CDS encoding sterol desaturase family protein, producing the protein MLAVICFVAAFALASLVEYWLHRLMHVSARIGERHRDHHRRNEGQGVLWEFRDYVQGSLVVMVIPFFFSLEAGLGWASGAVAYAAFSAYAHQLQHENPRKCFWMKMPVHYVHHKYGMWHHNFGLAVDWWDHIFRTYKPVEWPAADDLNQPERSRWALRWW; encoded by the coding sequence ATGCTCGCTGTTATTTGCTTTGTTGCCGCCTTTGCCCTGGCCAGTCTAGTAGAGTACTGGCTGCATCGGCTCATGCATGTATCGGCCCGCATCGGTGAGCGCCACCGCGATCACCATCGCCGTAACGAGGGCCAAGGAGTGCTATGGGAGTTTCGCGATTACGTTCAGGGTAGTCTGGTGGTAATGGTGATTCCCTTTTTCTTTTCCCTCGAGGCTGGACTGGGCTGGGCTAGTGGCGCCGTGGCCTACGCAGCCTTTTCCGCCTATGCCCATCAGCTCCAACACGAAAACCCCCGCAAGTGTTTCTGGATGAAGATGCCGGTCCACTATGTACACCACAAATATGGCATGTGGCACCACAACTTTGGCCTAGCCGTGGATTGGTGGGACCATATTTTCCGGACCTATAAACCGGTGGAATGGCCTGCCGCCGATGACTTGAACCAACCGGAGCGCTCCCGCTGGGCCCTGCGCTGGTGGTAA